Within the Cherax quadricarinatus isolate ZL_2023a unplaced genomic scaffold, ASM3850222v1 Contig784, whole genome shotgun sequence genome, the region TCCTACatttattgagtacaacaacacatcctacatttattattgagtacagAAACACATCCTGCATTTATTGAGTACAGCAACATGTCCTATATTTATTGAGTACAGCAGCACATCCTATATTTATTACTGAGTACAGAAACACATCCTACATTTTTTGAGTACAGCAGcacatcctacatttattattgagtacagcaacacatcctacatttattattgagtacaacaacacatccaacattattattattgagtacaacaacacatccaacattattatagagtacaacaacacatcctgcattattattgagtacaacaacacatccaacattattattgagtacaacaacacatccaacattattattgagtacaacaacacatccaacattattattgagtacaacaacacatcctacattattattattgagtacaacaacatatcctacattattattgagtacaacaacacatccaacattattattgagtacaacaacacatcctactttattattgagtacaacaacacatccaacactattattattgagtacaacaacacatccaacattattattgagtacaacaacacatcctacattattattattgagtacaacaacacatcctacattattattgagtacaacaacacatccaacattattattgagtacaacaacacatcctacatttattattgagtacaacaacacatcctacattattattgagtacaacaacacatcctacattattattgagtacaacaacacatccaacattattattattgagtagaacaacacatccaacatcattattattgagtacaacaacacatccaacattattattgagtacaacaagacatcctacattattaatgagtacaacaacacatcctacattattattgagtaaagCAACagatccaacattattattgagtacaaaaacacatccaacattattattgagtacaacaacacatcctacatttattattgagtacaacaacacatcctacattattattgagtacaacaacacatcctacattattaattaaaattttataaATTTCTGTCTTAACTTTAAAAGTTATCATGTCAATACTATGAGAATAATCAACCAATTTATGTAAGAGTCTCTCTCGAGATGACCTAAATTTCAAACCATGATTAATATATACAAACATGCTTTTCTCAtcaaacaagtcttcaataactTCTGTTTCTAGTCCAATTTCTTTAGCAAAAGTCTTTAAAGTATTCCAAGATAAATCACCAGCTAAAGCAACATTACGCAATTTTTCTCCTTTACTTACATCAACTTTTATTGATAAATTTTGTCTTTTTACATAAGCTtctataaaagaaaaaaaattcataATTATCTCCTCACTAAACTTTTGCCATTCTTCCAGACTATAAAAATCCTCCAAATGTAGTATCTTAGGAGGAAACTGCATCACTTTTTTCAGACTATAGAAATCCTCAAAAAGATATTTTTCTGCTTTTAAGTTATTCCTAACCTCATTTACAAAATTGTGAATAATATCCATCTTGTGGGAATCATTAAattctccaaaaaaaaaaatccacaaaagGGGTAGTAGATTCATAATGAGTCAAACAACGACCCATATATTCCACAAGCATAATCTTCATAAGATTATTAATATCTTCACATTTATCAGCAGGATTCTTCTTCTGTTGCTGATTTAAGTGAAGTATAAACATGGGTTTAATCAGTGTCTCACATTTCAAAGTTTTCATTTCTACCTCAATAATGCTTTCTGTCATTAGTGCTtgaacagcaacaacattatcatttttcttagaactctttttcaaaaaattccagtaaTTTCTGTACATTTTTTGATTTAGATACAAAGCTGCTGTTGCCTCTATACTTTTCATACAAGCATTTACAAACTCAGTTCTAGGCGTATTTGGATATTCAAATAATAGCCTTACCCATGTTACTCCCAATGCTGCCATGTGAATGTGAAAGTCCACAATGTGTGAATTTTTCAAGAGTGCAAAAGTTGCACACATTGCATACAGTTTAGTCTTAACTATGGGTTCCATAACTTTGGCAGCATTAGGTGAAAAAACTGGAACAATAGTATTGAAGAGTACATTTTCATTATTCCAATTTACTTCTACTGTTTTTTTATAATCATTTAATTTTGCAAAGTTCTCTATGGCTATTTGGCTCATAATATTATGAGGAGAACCTATTATATTACAAATACTATAAGACCAAGGATTAAGGAGTGAAGAATCTCTACTGGGAGCATACACTGGAATTCCAGTAATAGTAAAATTGTTCAAAAATTCGAATTTGTTCAAATCCATCATCATTTTAAAGTCTGGGTCCTGGAGGTCAGACACTGTAGATGCTAAAGTAATCCTACAACAATCTTCAGTCTTATTCATAATCTTCAAAATTTGAGATTTATGTTTTTCATAAACTTTCATAAATTCTATAAAGTCATTGCAATAATCTATGTCTCTGTGACCTTTTAGTTTTAAAACTTTAGCTTCATATTTTCCTCCACCAACTGTAGTATACAAGATGCTTTTAGCCAGTTCTACTTCATTTTTGAACTTATTAATTCTCAATATGTCTCTGATTTTCTTAAACAATGTCCTAAATTCCATTTCAGTAGTCTTAAGATCTTTGTTATGTAATCTTTTAATTCGTTCACAAATAGATGTTCCTAATATCTTAACTTTCTTCATTTCTTCAATTATTATATCAAATAATCTTTCCATCAATGGTAATGTATCTGGTGGAACTACTAATCCTGTCTTATAATTTTGAATCATTCTAGAATTCCACTGGCAAAATATTtcttttagtgtatatatattatatatctcacAAGGCTCTAGTTTAGTATGGAACTTGATTTTATCAGTTTGAAAAGAGAGAGATTTTAATTTCTCTGGTTCAAATGGAAAATATACCCATTCTTGGGTAAAGAAGATATTCTTTTCTTCATCTCCGGGTAGAGAAAATCCTGAAATTGATAATTTCAAATATTTAAAAGTTGTAGAATCAGAAACGGATATTACATTTTTTATCTGTTCATCTGTTTCTATTTCTGCTTTAATCCAAAACAAAGAAGGAATATTTGAATTTCCATTATGTAGACGAGAACGAATACATATGCTATAATCTACAGGAAAATGTTTTCCTATTCCTAAAACAAAAACATTACACACTTTTCCATTAGGAACAGACATTGTTTCAATAACTTTAACTGGATCTGTTTCATCTGTATTATGATGACCATCTGTTATCAGAAATACTCTGATATTCCTTTCTTGACATTCATGAATTTCCCTTAAAATAGTTTCTAATGCACCAGTCAAATTAGTTGCACTAAGATCAAAATCTTTCTCTTCAATAGTTGTATTTGATCTTTGTAATTTAATTATAGTTGAGAATGTAAAAAGATTTGATctaccattcattcattcattaaagatttgccggtacttccggcccgggtcttctccagatggtgacccggcggtggcccccggggCGGGGGTGTCGAtcgtcttcttcattcttctatcttctctcttgggccctccggttggagggtaacttcttcttctatcttgcactgACTCCCCAAGTGGGGAGTGTCTTCTTTCTTTCTCGTCGGCAGGCATCGCAAGGTCAAGGGTCTTCAGGCACTTGTAGCCCCGTCAAATGTTGGTAGTGTGGCATGGTTCTAGGTGATTCAGACTTTTACCTAGAAAGCGGTACAGGCtccattggatttttttttttttttttttttttttttttttttttttttttttttttttttttttttttttttttttttaagcgggggggagaggaggtaggggagtgaaagaaggaagagtaggagaggtgaTAGATGGAGCGTAGTGGCGACTCGTAGTTGTATGTGGCGGCGTCATCGAGGTGGTgggtgggcagccaggatggggaTGAGAGTTCCCAGGTCTTGGGTGGCAAGGTACACCAGCCGGGCTGCGGTGTCTTCTCGGTTCGGGTCCCCAGGCGCCATTGGGAAGTGCCTTCGTCGGAGTGGCACCGTCGCTGGACAGTCAAGGAGGTAGTGCACTAGTGGACCTGGGACCATCTGGTTGCAATGGCAGCAGCGCTCCTCTCGCACGCGGTCAATGAGTCTTCTGGCAGTAGGGTAGCCAAGTCGCAGCCGGTGGACCCCAACCTGCAACTTCCTGTCTAGCCTCCGCATGCTCGGCGGGGGCTCCCCACGGGTCGCCCTGTCATACCAGATCCAGCTCCGCGATGTGCCTGGCCCTGGTAGCGGGCGCCTGGCTGCATCAGCTGCCCACAGATCCACCTGCGTTCGGCTGATAGCAATGGTGGTCACTGGCTGGGCCTCAAGGGTTGCCGACTTCGCCGCTCGATCTGCCGCATCATTCCCAGCGAGGTCGATGTGGCTCGGTATCCAGTTGATTGTTGCTTGCTGTCCCTGCTCCTTAAGTGTCTGCAGGTCCTTCCTGATGGCAGTAATTAGCCGGATGTTGTCCCTGGGCTCCCTGTGCATGACGGCCTGGATCGCCGCTCTGGAGTCCACATGAATGACTGGGGGTCGCCGATGATCCAGGAGTGCGTGTTGCAGGGCCCTCTGGATGGCATGGAGTTCtgcctggagaattgtgcagtgaTCTTGGAGACGCCATCCAGCCGTCAGGGTGGCATGGTGCACCCCGGCACCTGTGCGGCCAGCCTCTGGATCTCGggagccatcggtgtaatatACGGCGCACCCAGGGTGCTCCGCTGCTGCAATACTCACTGCAGCCCATTGCTGCAGCACGTGTTGTGGACAGTGACGCTTGCTAACTGGGAGGTCTTGGATGTGGATCACAACTGCTTCTGGTGCCCAGGGCGGGAGTACAGAGTACCCCGCCACAGGCCGGTCACAGCCCTTGTCGACTATAAGCGCCATGGGGAGGAGTTTGCTTGCTACATCAGCCgctgaccacacccacagccggCCAGGAGACTCCCTGAGGTCTCCCTGTTGCCATTCAAGGAGGTGTTGCAGCAGTCCCTCTCCACCGGGGAGTTGTACATACTTGGCCACCCTCCTGGCTGCCACAAGGGCGATTCTGTCGCGTAGCGGCTGCAATTGAGCCTCATGATTCAGGGGCACAGTGTTCGTCCACCTCGGCGCCCCCAACATGATCCGAGCTGCAGTATTTTGGACGACGTTGAGTCTTCGAAGGTGCGTTGGGCGGGCATGGACAAGGGTAAGTGCCCCATAGTCGATGAGAGAGCGCACCGCCTGCACATAGAATAATCGGAGAATGTCACGGCTGGCCCCTGACCTAGGGCTGGCGAGGGCCCGCATGGCGGTGACCCGTTGCATGGTCCGCTCTCTGACGTACTCCGCCTGATTCCGAAAGGAGAGCCGATTGTCGATGTGCACTCCCAGGTACAGGTAGCTACTGACCCAGTCGAGATTGACTCCTGACATCTGCAGTCTCCCCTCCGGCACATTGGCATGCAGGATCATGGCCTTGGATTTTTCTGCTGAGACCTTGAGGCCGAGACGACGGCAGGCGGTGGAGAGGAGGTTAAGGTCACGTTGGGCTCTATGCCTCAAACCACATCTCTCGGTGATGATGAGGGCAAGATCATCAGCGTAGCTGAGCAGCTGGGTGCCTAAAGAGAATGGCAGCTGCACCAGCTCATGCATCAGGACATTGAAGAGAGCGGGGCTGAGGACCCCTCCCTGCGGGGTGCCGTTTTCAAGGGGCCTGAGGGTGGACACTTGTCCCTGGAAACGCACTCGTGCACACCTGCCCTGCAGGTATGAAGAGATCCAGGCAAGGAGCCTTCCCTTCACGCCCCTGCCTGCTAGGAGGTCAAGGATGGCTGGTGCGCTGGCAAGCTCAAAGGCTTTCTCGAGATCCAGGAAGACAACAATTTTGGGTCTCTTGTTTGACCCAATGCCTGcaaggagggtggtgatgctCTCTGCTGTGCCCACTCCTCGTGTGAAGCCGTATATGTGACGGTGTTCCGGGCCAAGCTTCCACCGTAGTCGCTCAAGGATCATCCTCTCAGCCGTCTTGGACAGACAGCTGGTGAGAGAGATGGGCCTCATGCTTCCCGGGTCCCTGGGCTTGGGGATGGGCAGGATGATGGCCTCCTTCCACGCAGTGGGGAGTTGT harbors:
- the LOC138851492 gene encoding uncharacterized protein — translated: MNGRSNLFTFSTIIKLQRSNTTIEEKDFDLSATNLTGALETILREIHECQERNIRVFLITDGHHNTDETDPVKVIETMSVPNGKVCNVFVLGIGKHFPVDYSICIRSRLHNGNSNIPSLFWIKAEIETDEQIKNVISVSDSTTFKYLKLSISGFSLPGDEEKNIFFTQEWVYFPFEPEKLKSLSFQTDKIKFHTKLEPCEIYNIYTLKEIFCQWNSRMIQNYKTGLVVPPDTLPLMERLFDIIIEEMKKVKILGTSICERIKRLHNKDLKTTEMEFRTLFKKIRDILRINKFKNEVELAKSILYTTVGGGKYEAKVLKLKGHRDIDYCNDFIEFMKVYEKHKSQILKIMNKTEDCCRITLASTVSDLQDPDFKMMMDLNKFEFLNNFTITGIPVYAPSRDSSLLNPWSYSICNIIGSPHNIMSQIAIENFAKLNDYKKTVEVNWNNENVLFNTIVPVFSPNAAKVMEPIVKTKLYAMCATFALLKNSHIVDFHIHMAALGVTWVRLLFEYPNTPRTEFVNACMKSIEATAALYLNQKMYRNYWNFLKKSSKKNDNVVAVQALMTESIIEVEMKTLKCETLIKPMFILHLNQQQKKNPADKCEDINNLMKIMLVEYMGRCLTHYESTTPF